Part of the SAR324 cluster bacterium genome is shown below.
GGCATGAGCTAACGCTGGATACATTCTCAGATCGTGCGATGACGAATCACTTCCAGGGCAACATGGCTGACATTTGTCCAGTGGGCGCAATCACTGAGAAGGAGTTTCGATTCAAGCGAAGAGCCTGGAAACTACGTAAAGTTCCGTCGGTCTGTACTGGGTGCTCCACGGGTTGCAACATCACGATTGAACATGATCGCAACGAGGTACTTCGTCTGAAGCCCCGTGAGAATCAAGATGTCAACCAGTGGTGGATGTGTGATGAGGGTCGATTGACCTACCAACAAATGAATGAACGAGAGCAACGTCTTGCCAAACCGATGGGGCGGGTCAAAGGGAAGCTGTTACAGGTGACATGGCAGCAACTCTACGATGCTGTAGCCGACCGACTAGAAGCCTTGAACCCAAATGGGGAGCAGGTTGTCGCCTTTGTTGATACCCACTCCACCTTGGAAGAGATGTTCTTGCTGCGCCGCTTGCTCCAAGAAGTTTTCTCTTCTGATCAAGTCTTTTATTCACAGCAGGATTGGACGCAGCCAGAATCAGAATTTTTCATCGAAACAATGATCACTACGGACAAGGCTCCTAATCAGGCTGGAGCTCGATTACTGGGGCTCAAGGGATCCCAGGAGCACGATATCATTAGTGTAATGAAATCGGCCAAGTTGTTACTGGTCCTTGGCAACCCCTTCATTAATGAGCAATCACTGCTGGATTTGGCAGGAACAACAGAGTTGATGGTTCACATTGCTTCTCGTCAAAGCGAGTGGACTGATCGAGCAGATGCAATCTTCCCCGGGCAAAATTATGCTGAAAAAGAAGGAAGCTTCCTGAATAAACAGGGGTATTGGCAGCGTTTCTGGCCAGCTTTGCGGCCTTCCCGTCATGTTCGTCCTGAATGGCAAATTCTCAGCGAACTGCTACACATGGGAACAGCCACTCCAGTTCAGCAGACCCTTCAGTTCAGCCAGGTTTTCCAACAGATGACCTCTATTGAACACAAGTTGTTTGGGAACTTGGCCTTGGAAAAATTAGGAGAGAGTGGAATTTCTCTGGCAGATCTGTGTCAGCAATCAGATACCCTGGCTCAAACCGCTTGATCCTCTAACTTGAACCATCAGTATGATTCTCTTCTACTTATTTGCCCTGCTGAGCATACTTGGAGCACTTGGGGTTCTTTTTCTGCGCAACCCCATTCACGGTGCAATGAGTCTCGTGGGTAGCTTTTTTTCGCTGGCTGCAGTGTATGTGATGATGCAGGCTGAGTTTGTAGCTGTTATTCAGGTGCTGGTCTATGCCGGCGCCATCATGGTTTTGTTCCTTTTCGTACTGATGTTGTTGAGTTTACGGGACGAAGGACCCTCATTCATTCGTTGGTCTGTCGGCAAGGTGTTGGCTGTCGTGATTGCCTTTGGCATCTGGGCTCAATTAGCCTTGGTGCTCGGTCAGCATGATCCAGAGGCTCTGGTTCCACCGCTTGTGTCTTCTGGTGAAGAAGTCGATTCGATCAAGTTAATTGGGCAGTTGCTGTTTACGGAATACCTACTGCCCTTCGAGGCAATTTCCTTACTGTTGTTGGTCGCGGTGATCGGAGCAGTCGTGATTGCTAAGCGCCGTTATCCCGGATCATCCTCATGATGCAAATTCCACTGGGTCATATTCTGGTCCTAAGTTCACTGCTCTTCTCCATTGGGGTGCTGGGGGTCTTGCTGCGGCGTAATGCGATCGTGATCTTCATGAGCATTGAGTTGATGCTGAATGCGGTCAACCTCTCATTTGTTGGCTTTGCCCAATCAATGAATTCGCTCAATGGTGTGATGTTCATCTTCTTTATCATTGTTGTTGCAGCTGCAGAAGCAGTGGTTGGTCTCTCCATTATTCTGTCTCTCTACCGTTCACGCAGAACGCTCAACATCGATGAATTCAACCTATTGCGCTGGTAGCGTTCAACCAAGGCAATTTTTTCTCTGTCTCAAGGCCTCATGGCAACGCAACTCTGGCTGATTCCTCTCTTCCCGCTGTTGGGTTTTGTCCTCAATCTGTTGCTGGGTCGTACTCTAGGCCGAACCTTCACAACCTTGGTTGGACCACTGGCTGTACTGGCTGCATTGGGTCAATCTGTCTGGGCTTGTATTGCCCTGTGGAGTGGGAGTGCAGCAACAATTCAAGAGACGCTCTGGCGTTGGATTCACATTGGTGATTTGCAACTGGAGGTAGGCTTTCAAGTCGATCCTCTGACAGCTTTGTTCTTGCTGATCATCACAGGGATTGGATTCCTGATTCATGTCTACTCTGTCGGATACATGGCGGATGAGGAGCACTACGGACGATTCTTTGCCTTTTTGAATCTGTTCGTGTTCTTCATGCTAGTGTTGGTCTTAGCGGACAACCTGTTGCTGATGTTTGTTGGCTGGGAGGGAGTTGGCCTGTGCTCGTATTTGCTGATTGGCTTCTACCACGAAAAGATCTCTGCCGGAGAAGCAGCAAAGAAGGCCTTCCTTTTCAATCGAGTTGGTGACTTTGGGGTGCTCTCAGCAGTGATGATGCTCGTTGTCTATCTTGGTACTCTGCGCTTTGATGAAATCAATGCACAGGCCGGAGCCTTGGGCGAAGGTGGTTTGAGTGTTACCCTGATCACCTTACTGCTTTTCCTAGGAGCAACGGGTAAGTCGGCTCAGGTTCCTCTCTATGTTTGGTTGCCAGATGCGATGGAAGGCCCAACACCAGTTTCGGCTCTGATCCACGCAGCCACTATGGTCACAGCTGGATTGTACCTTGTAGCCAAACTGAGTTTCCTGTTCATCTTGGCACCTTTTACTCTTACAATCATTGCTGTGCTAGGGACCGTGACAGCTTTCTTAGGAGCGACGGTTGCCCTGACCCAGACCGATATCAAGAAGGTACTCGCCTACTCAACTGTTAGTCAGCTCGGCTATATGTTTCTGGCAATGGGTGTTGGGGCGTTTGGAGCTGGAATTTTCCATGTGCTGACCCATGCTTTTTTCAAGGCTTTGCTTTTCCTGGGAGCCGGTGCCGTTATTCATGCACTGCATCATGAACAAGATATGCGCCAGATGGGAGGGTTACGCCAGAGATTGCCCTGGACGTATGCAACAATGTTGATTGGTACTTTGGCCATCAGTGGCATTCCATTGTTCTCAGGGTTCTTTAGTAAAGATGAAATTCTCTGGAGTGCCTACAGTTCCCCATTTGGTAGTCCAGTACTCTGGCTCTTCGGTTTTCTCACCGCAGGTTTGACTAGCTTTTACATGTTCCGGATGATCTACCTGACTTTTCATGGCTCTTTCCGAGGAGCACATGAAGAGTCAATTCATGAACCTCCGATGAGTATGGTCTTGCCGCTTATCGTATTAGCGGTTCTGGCTGTGTTTGGGGGCTTTCTAGGTGTGCCGCACGCGCTACACTTCCTGCCAAACGGCATGGAAGCCTACTTCCACGGATCCTTTGCAGAGATCGAATTGCATGGCTCCGTGATTGAGGAATTGGGCCTGATGGTGATATCTGTGGTACTGGCGCTCATCGCTTGGGGACTTGCCAGTCGACGTTATCGCAACGGCTGGCCACGTGCCATTGATCCAGATTCTCTATTGGCGGGTGCAGAGAGTTTTTCCCTGCAGAACTGGAATGCAGATGCAGTCTACGCAACTATGGTTGTTCGGCCGTTCCACCATATCTCTCACAGTGTTCTTTGGAAGACCTTC
Proteins encoded:
- the nuoK gene encoding NADH-quinone oxidoreductase subunit NuoK produces the protein MQIPLGHILVLSSLLFSIGVLGVLLRRNAIVIFMSIELMLNAVNLSFVGFAQSMNSLNGVMFIFFIIVVAAAEAVVGLSIILSLYRSRRTLNIDEFNLLRW
- a CDS encoding molybdopterin-dependent oxidoreductase; protein product: MEVFYIDDQPVPFEKGEKILSAALRAGLEIPHFCYHPALSVVATCRMCLVDVTDLGNGRPAPKLMTSCSTDAMPNMRISTKNEKVQEGRELVMEYLLVNHPLDCPICDQSGECTLQDHSYAHGTGHSEMEYNKRVYGWRDIGTFVQLERNRCIHCSRCDRFTREITGTDEFGMFNRGHELTLDTFSDRAMTNHFQGNMADICPVGAITEKEFRFKRRAWKLRKVPSVCTGCSTGCNITIEHDRNEVLRLKPRENQDVNQWWMCDEGRLTYQQMNEREQRLAKPMGRVKGKLLQVTWQQLYDAVADRLEALNPNGEQVVAFVDTHSTLEEMFLLRRLLQEVFSSDQVFYSQQDWTQPESEFFIETMITTDKAPNQAGARLLGLKGSQEHDIISVMKSAKLLLVLGNPFINEQSLLDLAGTTELMVHIASRQSEWTDRADAIFPGQNYAEKEGSFLNKQGYWQRFWPALRPSRHVRPEWQILSELLHMGTATPVQQTLQFSQVFQQMTSIEHKLFGNLALEKLGESGISLADLCQQSDTLAQTA
- a CDS encoding NADH-quinone oxidoreductase subunit J → MILFYLFALLSILGALGVLFLRNPIHGAMSLVGSFFSLAAVYVMMQAEFVAVIQVLVYAGAIMVLFLFVLMLLSLRDEGPSFIRWSVGKVLAVVIAFGIWAQLALVLGQHDPEALVPPLVSSGEEVDSIKLIGQLLFTEYLLPFEAISLLLLVAVIGAVVIAKRRYPGSSS
- the nuoL gene encoding NADH-quinone oxidoreductase subunit L, whose translation is MATQLWLIPLFPLLGFVLNLLLGRTLGRTFTTLVGPLAVLAALGQSVWACIALWSGSAATIQETLWRWIHIGDLQLEVGFQVDPLTALFLLIITGIGFLIHVYSVGYMADEEHYGRFFAFLNLFVFFMLVLVLADNLLLMFVGWEGVGLCSYLLIGFYHEKISAGEAAKKAFLFNRVGDFGVLSAVMMLVVYLGTLRFDEINAQAGALGEGGLSVTLITLLLFLGATGKSAQVPLYVWLPDAMEGPTPVSALIHAATMVTAGLYLVAKLSFLFILAPFTLTIIAVLGTVTAFLGATVALTQTDIKKVLAYSTVSQLGYMFLAMGVGAFGAGIFHVLTHAFFKALLFLGAGAVIHALHHEQDMRQMGGLRQRLPWTYATMLIGTLAISGIPLFSGFFSKDEILWSAYSSPFGSPVLWLFGFLTAGLTSFYMFRMIYLTFHGSFRGAHEESIHEPPMSMVLPLIVLAVLAVFGGFLGVPHALHFLPNGMEAYFHGSFAEIELHGSVIEELGLMVISVVLALIAWGLASRRYRNGWPRAIDPDSLLAGAESFSLQNWNADAVYATMVVRPFHHISHSVLWKTFDRYAIEGLLQGVAKLQRTGGYWLQQMQNGSVQHYATVFTVSTFLLLLWSQL